The Mycolicibacterium mageritense genome contains a region encoding:
- a CDS encoding type III PLP-dependent enzyme domain-containing protein — protein MIETTSAARHVLPSSETLLRRRAEVVAGVVRHGFIDDAQPLCGVIDLDTLDELMRDLAVTYPPEMPALHTIAAKAITLRPVLARFARAGFGCEVASPGELELALAAGFPVERIVLDSPAKTTSDLARAVELGISFNIDNFEELARVDDVLARVGATRSIIGIRVNPQTGAGAIGAMSTATTTSKFGIGLADDRAHIIDAFAARPWLTQLHVHSGSQGVRLEHAAHGVRLIVDLADAINARVGRRQIERIDMGGGLPVNFESDDITPTFADHRAALQQAAPGLFDGTYGLVTEFGRALTAKAGTVVARVEYTKVTGGRSIAIAHAGVQVATRTIFAPGAWPLRIDVYDPTGRRRVAQPCVQDVAGPACFTGDLLATGRELPRIRPGDLVAVPETGGYYFSTHFSYNALPRPAVYTIGSDAHGHRRWSLARRAQSIDQIVAEAGEPALVPLPA, from the coding sequence GTGATTGAGACGACGTCGGCTGCCCGACATGTTCTGCCCAGTTCGGAGACGCTGCTGCGGCGCCGCGCAGAGGTGGTTGCCGGCGTGGTGCGGCACGGCTTCATCGACGACGCGCAGCCCTTGTGCGGCGTGATCGACCTGGACACACTCGACGAGTTGATGCGCGATCTCGCGGTGACCTACCCGCCGGAGATGCCGGCGTTGCACACCATCGCCGCGAAGGCCATCACGCTGCGGCCGGTCCTGGCCAGGTTCGCCCGGGCGGGCTTCGGGTGCGAGGTGGCCAGCCCCGGCGAGCTCGAACTCGCCCTGGCCGCAGGCTTTCCCGTCGAGCGCATCGTGCTGGATTCGCCGGCGAAGACGACGTCGGACCTCGCCAGGGCCGTCGAACTGGGCATCTCGTTCAACATCGACAATTTCGAGGAGCTCGCTCGCGTCGACGACGTGCTCGCACGCGTCGGTGCCACCCGGTCGATCATCGGGATACGCGTGAACCCACAGACCGGAGCGGGTGCGATCGGTGCCATGAGCACCGCGACCACGACGTCCAAGTTCGGCATCGGGCTGGCCGACGACCGGGCGCACATCATCGACGCGTTCGCGGCCCGGCCGTGGCTGACCCAACTGCACGTACACAGCGGCTCGCAGGGGGTGCGCCTCGAACACGCCGCGCACGGTGTGCGTCTGATCGTGGATCTCGCCGACGCCATCAACGCGCGCGTCGGCCGTCGCCAGATCGAGCGGATCGACATGGGCGGGGGACTGCCGGTCAATTTCGAATCCGACGACATCACCCCGACGTTCGCCGACCACCGGGCGGCCCTGCAGCAGGCCGCACCCGGATTGTTCGACGGCACATACGGTTTGGTGACGGAGTTCGGTCGAGCCCTGACCGCCAAGGCCGGCACCGTGGTGGCCCGCGTGGAGTACACGAAGGTCACGGGCGGCCGCTCGATCGCCATCGCGCATGCCGGGGTCCAGGTCGCCACCCGCACGATCTTCGCGCCGGGAGCCTGGCCCCTGCGCATCGACGTCTACGACCCGACCGGCCGCCGCCGCGTCGCGCAACCGTGCGTACAGGACGTCGCGGGGCCCGCCTGTTTCACCGGCGACCTGCTGGCCACCGGCCGCGAACTGCCCCGCATCCGCCCGGGGGATCTGGTGGCCGTGCCGGAGACCGGCGGCTACTACTTCTCCACCCATTTCTCGTACAACGCGCTGCCCCGGCCCGCCGTCTACACGATCGGATCCGACGCGCACGGGCACCGGCGCTGGTCCTTGGCGCGTCGCGCCCAGTCGATCGACCAGATCGTCGCCGAGGCCGGTGAACCGGCCCTCGTTCCCCTGCCCGCCTGA
- a CDS encoding ArsA family ATPase, which translates to MSAKPPALDMRAILSDTSNRVVVCCGAGGVGKTTTAAAMALRAAEYGRTVVVLTIDPAKRLAQALGIKDLGNTPQRVPLAPEVSGELHAMMLDMRRTFDEMVIQYSGPDRADAILENQFYQTVATSLAGTQEYMAMEKLGQLLAEDKWDLVVVDTPPSRNALDFLDAPQRLGSFMDSRLWRMLLAPGRGIGRLVTGAVGLAMKALSTVLGSQMLSDAAGFVQSLDATFGGFREKADRTYELLKRRGTQFVVVSAAEPDALREASFFVDRLSSERMPLAGLILNRTHPTLCDLHAEKAEEAADELAADDPESLTAGVLRIHADRAQTAKREVRLLSRFTGANPHVAIVGVPSLPFDVSDLEALRAIADQITGEAASVA; encoded by the coding sequence GTGAGTGCGAAACCACCGGCGTTGGACATGCGCGCGATCTTGTCCGACACCAGCAATCGCGTCGTAGTCTGTTGCGGCGCAGGCGGTGTCGGCAAGACCACGACGGCGGCGGCGATGGCCCTGCGGGCCGCGGAGTACGGGCGCACCGTCGTCGTCCTCACGATCGACCCGGCCAAGCGGCTCGCGCAGGCCCTCGGCATCAAGGATCTCGGCAACACGCCGCAGCGGGTTCCGCTGGCCCCCGAGGTCAGCGGCGAGCTGCACGCCATGATGCTCGACATGCGTCGCACATTCGACGAGATGGTGATCCAGTACTCCGGGCCCGACCGGGCCGACGCGATCCTGGAAAACCAGTTCTACCAAACAGTTGCGACGTCACTGGCCGGCACGCAGGAGTACATGGCCATGGAGAAGCTCGGCCAGCTGCTGGCCGAGGACAAGTGGGATCTCGTGGTTGTCGACACCCCGCCGTCGCGCAACGCACTGGACTTCCTGGATGCGCCGCAGCGGCTGGGCAGCTTCATGGACAGCCGGCTGTGGCGCATGCTGCTGGCGCCGGGACGCGGCATCGGCCGGTTGGTAACCGGCGCCGTCGGGCTCGCCATGAAGGCGTTGTCGACCGTGCTGGGTTCCCAGATGCTTTCCGACGCAGCCGGTTTCGTGCAGTCACTGGACGCGACGTTCGGCGGCTTCCGGGAAAAGGCCGACCGCACCTATGAATTGCTCAAGCGCCGCGGCACCCAGTTCGTCGTGGTGTCGGCAGCCGAGCCGGATGCGTTGCGCGAGGCGTCGTTCTTCGTCGACCGGCTCTCGAGCGAACGCATGCCGCTCGCGGGCCTGATCCTCAACCGCACGCATCCCACGCTGTGCGATCTGCACGCCGAGAAGGCCGAGGAGGCCGCAGACGAGTTGGCGGCCGACGATCCCGAGTCGTTGACGGCAGGGGTGCTGCGCATCCACGCCGACCGCGCCCAGACCGCCAAGCGCGAGGTACGCCTGCTGTCGCGGTTCACCGGGGCGAACCCGCACGTGGCGATCGTCGGGGTGCCGTCGTTGCCGTTCGACGTCTCAGACCTGGAGGCGTTGCGGGCGATCGCCGATCAGATCACCGGCGAAGCAGCTTCGGTCGCCTAG
- a CDS encoding serine hydrolase, producing the protein MSGLFTQASTWLAGAATWSTRVVDLTTGDTLWEHDPARVLKTASVGKVFLLAEVARRFEAATLDPAEVVAAGAADQVADSGVLYLMRQQDLRIDDLCLLIGAVSDNMATNILLRRLGLEEIQRATRDLGFTASGLRDRVRLNRSRDDPLTLSVGNAAELCALVARLDAGTIHDRAVCGRVRRWLAVNTDLSMVAGAFGLDPLAHTEPDHGFELWNKTGTIADARIDIGCVTRRVDGRKVGYAVLANWAWGEDHRDPVLHGMRRIGTEIRRYLDSARPGA; encoded by the coding sequence ATGAGCGGCTTGTTCACTCAGGCGTCGACGTGGCTCGCCGGCGCGGCGACGTGGTCGACCCGCGTGGTGGATCTGACCACCGGCGACACGTTGTGGGAACACGATCCCGCGCGGGTGCTCAAGACCGCGAGCGTCGGCAAGGTCTTCCTGCTGGCGGAGGTGGCACGCCGGTTCGAGGCCGCCACGTTGGATCCCGCCGAAGTCGTCGCGGCCGGCGCAGCCGATCAGGTGGCGGATTCCGGTGTGCTGTACCTGATGCGGCAGCAGGATCTCCGGATCGACGACCTGTGCCTGCTCATCGGCGCGGTCAGCGACAACATGGCCACCAACATCCTGCTGCGCAGGCTCGGGCTGGAGGAAATCCAGCGCGCGACCCGCGACCTGGGGTTCACCGCGAGCGGGCTGCGGGATCGGGTGCGGCTGAACCGATCCCGCGACGACCCGCTCACGCTGTCGGTGGGCAACGCGGCAGAGCTGTGCGCGCTGGTCGCGCGGCTGGACGCGGGCACCATCCACGACCGCGCGGTCTGCGGGCGGGTCAGGCGATGGCTCGCCGTGAACACCGATCTTTCGATGGTCGCGGGCGCCTTCGGTCTCGACCCGTTGGCTCACACCGAGCCCGATCACGGCTTCGAGCTGTGGAACAAGACCGGGACCATCGCCGATGCCCGCATCGACATCGGCTGCGTGACGCGCCGGGTGGACGGACGCAAGGTCGGTTATGCGGTGCTCGCGAATTGGGCGTGGGGGGAAGACCACCGGGATCCCGTGCTGCACGGCATGCGGCGGATCGGCACGGAGATCCGCCGCTACCTCGACAGTGCGAGGCCCGGCGCCTAG
- a CDS encoding amino acid permease, which produces MTSTEPRSGLAQSLKTRHMTMIAIGGAIGAGLFVGSGAVIKTAGPAAILSYCLAGALVLCTLRMLGEMVVAKPRAGAFADYARIGIGPWAGFTLGWLYWYYYVIIIAVEAVAGAQILHVWVGLPLWVMAMLLMVVMTATNLISVRWFGEFEFWFSGIKVAAIVSFIILGLLWVAGLWPGDTGGLSNLVAHGGFAPNGFGSILGAVVVVIFAFGGAEIVTIAAAESAEPAKSVARATTGVIWRIILFYVGSIFLVVCILPWNDASVLSSPYVAALDKLGIPGAGVIMNFVILTAVLSVLNSSIYTSSRMLRVLASHGDAPEWLVRTNSRGVPTAAVLASTVVGWVSVVVAYIAPDSLFLFLVNSCGVVAIFMYVMIGVSELRVRRAIEREDPSRLTLKMWFFPYLTVAVIVSFVLVLVAMLFDADQRVQLLASVLSLVVVLVAYVLRKRYGRVPADAVSRESA; this is translated from the coding sequence ATGACCTCAACCGAACCCCGCTCCGGCCTGGCCCAGTCGCTGAAGACCCGGCACATGACGATGATCGCCATCGGAGGCGCCATCGGCGCCGGGTTGTTCGTCGGCAGCGGCGCGGTCATCAAGACCGCCGGGCCCGCCGCAATCCTGTCGTACTGTCTGGCCGGTGCGCTCGTGCTGTGCACGCTGCGCATGCTCGGCGAGATGGTGGTGGCCAAGCCCAGGGCCGGTGCGTTCGCCGATTACGCCCGCATCGGGATCGGGCCATGGGCGGGCTTCACGCTCGGTTGGCTGTACTGGTACTACTACGTGATCATCATCGCCGTGGAAGCCGTTGCGGGAGCGCAGATCCTGCACGTCTGGGTCGGGCTGCCGCTGTGGGTCATGGCCATGCTGCTGATGGTCGTGATGACCGCGACCAACCTGATCTCGGTGAGATGGTTCGGCGAATTCGAATTCTGGTTCTCCGGCATCAAGGTCGCCGCCATCGTGTCGTTCATCATCCTGGGGCTGCTGTGGGTGGCCGGGCTGTGGCCGGGCGACACGGGTGGGCTGTCGAACCTGGTGGCGCACGGCGGGTTTGCGCCCAACGGATTCGGATCGATCCTCGGCGCGGTCGTGGTGGTGATCTTCGCGTTCGGCGGGGCCGAGATCGTCACGATCGCGGCGGCCGAGAGCGCCGAGCCGGCCAAGTCGGTGGCCCGGGCGACCACGGGTGTGATCTGGCGGATCATCCTGTTCTACGTCGGCTCGATCTTCCTGGTGGTGTGCATCCTGCCCTGGAACGACGCGTCGGTGCTTTCGAGCCCCTACGTCGCCGCGCTGGACAAGCTGGGGATCCCCGGCGCCGGTGTGATCATGAACTTCGTGATCCTCACGGCGGTGCTTTCGGTGCTCAACTCGTCGATCTACACGTCGTCGCGCATGCTGCGCGTGCTCGCATCGCACGGCGACGCGCCAGAGTGGCTGGTGCGGACCAACTCTCGAGGCGTTCCCACCGCGGCCGTCCTCGCCAGCACGGTCGTCGGATGGGTCTCCGTCGTGGTGGCCTACATTGCCCCCGATTCGCTGTTCCTCTTCCTCGTGAACTCGTGCGGCGTGGTGGCGATCTTCATGTACGTGATGATCGGTGTTTCCGAGTTGCGGGTGCGCCGGGCCATCGAACGCGAGGATCCGTCGCGGCTGACGTTGAAGATGTGGTTCTTCCCGTATCTGACCGTCGCCGTCATCGTGAGCTTCGTGCTGGTGCTGGTGGCCATGCTGTTCGACGCCGATCAGCGAGTGCAGCTGCTCGCCAGTGTGCTCAGCCTGGTCGTGGTCCTTGTCGCGTACGTGCTGCGCAAGCGCTACGGCCGGGTGCCGGCAGACGCTGTGTCCCGCGAATCGGCATGA
- the ponA2 gene encoding transglycosylase/D,D-transpeptidase PonA2 has product MPEQPTRPPTTVTVIKLAWCCLLASVLAAAFMFPVVGGFGLMSNRASDVVANGSAALVEGEVPQVSTMVDAKGNTIAWLYSQRRFEVPSEKIANTMKLAIVSIEDKRFAEHNGVDWQGTLTGLSGYMSGNPDTRGGSTLEQQYVKNYQLLVVAQTDAERRAAIETTPARKLREIRMALTLDKTFTKPEILTRYLNLVSFGNGAFGIQDAAQTYFGINASELNWQQAALLAGMVQSTSALNPYTNPDGALARRNLVLDTMIENIPQEAEALRAAKQEPLGILPQPNELPRGCIAAGDRAFFCDYALEYLARAGISKDQVAKGGYLIKTTLDPDVQVPVKSAIDSIARPDTQGIASVMSVIKPGKESHPVLAMASNRTYGLNTDAGETMQPQPFSLVGDGAGSIFKIFTVAAAMDMGMGINTQLAVPQFFQAKGLGSSDTPGCPKETWCVKNAGGYRGSMSVTDALATSPNTAFAKLISQIGVQRTVDMAVRLGLRSYALPGTARDYDPDSNESLADFVKRQNIGSFTLGPIEVNALELSNVAATLASGGTWCPPNPIAQVLDRNGNEVSVTTETCEQAVPEGLANTLANAMSKDDQGGGTAAGSAGSVGWDLPMSGKTGTTEAHRSSGFLGFTNQYAAANYIYDDSTSPGELCSFPLRQCGDGDLFGGNEPARTWFTAMKPIANNFGPVALPPTDPRYVDGGPGSQVPSVSGLDENAARQRLRDSGFQVADGAAMVNSSSKYGTVVGTTPSGQTIPGSIITIQLSNGIAPPPPPPPVAFPMPGGPPPEIGQTVVEIPGLPPITVPVLGPPPPPPPP; this is encoded by the coding sequence ATGCCCGAGCAGCCGACGCGACCGCCGACGACGGTCACGGTCATCAAGCTCGCCTGGTGCTGTCTGTTGGCGAGCGTGTTGGCGGCCGCTTTCATGTTCCCCGTCGTCGGCGGATTCGGGCTGATGTCGAACCGGGCGTCGGACGTGGTTGCCAACGGGTCCGCGGCACTCGTCGAGGGCGAGGTGCCCCAGGTGTCGACGATGGTCGACGCCAAAGGCAACACCATCGCGTGGCTGTACTCGCAGCGGCGCTTCGAGGTGCCCAGCGAGAAGATCGCCAACACCATGAAGCTCGCGATCGTCTCGATCGAGGACAAGAGGTTTGCCGAGCACAACGGTGTGGACTGGCAGGGCACCCTGACGGGCCTGTCCGGATACATGTCGGGCAATCCCGACACCCGCGGCGGCTCGACCCTTGAACAGCAGTACGTCAAGAACTATCAGCTGCTGGTCGTCGCACAGACCGACGCCGAGCGCCGCGCCGCGATCGAGACCACTCCGGCGCGCAAGCTGCGTGAGATCCGGATGGCGCTCACGCTCGACAAGACTTTCACCAAGCCAGAGATCCTCACCCGCTATCTGAACCTGGTGTCGTTCGGCAACGGCGCGTTCGGAATCCAGGACGCCGCGCAGACGTACTTCGGTATCAACGCCTCGGAGCTGAACTGGCAGCAGGCCGCCCTGCTGGCCGGCATGGTGCAGTCCACGAGTGCGCTGAACCCCTACACCAACCCCGACGGCGCCCTGGCCCGCCGGAACCTGGTGCTGGACACCATGATCGAGAACATTCCGCAAGAGGCAGAGGCACTGCGGGCGGCCAAACAGGAGCCGCTGGGCATCCTGCCGCAGCCCAACGAGTTGCCCCGCGGTTGCATCGCGGCGGGCGACCGGGCCTTCTTCTGCGACTATGCCCTGGAGTACCTGGCCCGCGCGGGCATCAGCAAGGACCAGGTGGCCAAGGGCGGCTATCTCATCAAGACCACGCTCGACCCCGACGTGCAGGTTCCGGTCAAGTCCGCGATCGACAGCATCGCGCGTCCGGACACCCAGGGCATCGCGAGCGTCATGAGCGTGATCAAGCCCGGCAAGGAATCGCACCCGGTCCTGGCGATGGCCAGCAACCGCACCTACGGCCTGAACACCGACGCGGGCGAGACCATGCAGCCGCAGCCGTTCTCACTGGTCGGCGATGGCGCCGGGTCGATCTTCAAGATCTTCACCGTGGCCGCCGCCATGGACATGGGCATGGGCATCAACACGCAGCTGGCCGTGCCGCAGTTCTTCCAGGCCAAGGGCCTGGGCAGCAGCGACACCCCGGGCTGCCCGAAGGAAACCTGGTGCGTCAAGAACGCGGGCGGCTACCGCGGGTCGATGAGCGTCACCGACGCGCTCGCCACGTCGCCCAACACGGCGTTCGCCAAGCTCATCTCGCAGATCGGTGTGCAGCGCACGGTCGACATGGCGGTCCGGCTCGGCTTGCGGTCCTACGCGCTGCCCGGCACGGCGCGCGATTACGACCCCGACAGCAACGAGAGCCTCGCCGACTTCGTCAAACGCCAGAACATCGGGTCGTTCACGCTGGGGCCCATCGAGGTCAACGCACTGGAGCTGTCCAACGTCGCGGCGACGCTGGCCTCGGGCGGAACCTGGTGCCCGCCCAACCCGATCGCGCAGGTGCTGGACCGCAACGGCAATGAAGTCTCGGTCACCACCGAGACGTGCGAACAGGCCGTGCCCGAAGGCCTGGCCAACACCTTGGCCAACGCCATGAGCAAGGACGACCAGGGTGGCGGCACCGCGGCGGGGTCGGCCGGTTCGGTCGGCTGGGATCTGCCGATGTCGGGTAAGACCGGAACCACCGAGGCACACCGCTCGTCGGGCTTCCTCGGTTTCACGAACCAGTACGCGGCGGCCAACTACATCTACGACGACTCGACCAGCCCGGGCGAGCTGTGCTCGTTCCCGCTGCGCCAATGCGGCGACGGCGACCTGTTCGGCGGCAACGAGCCGGCCCGGACGTGGTTCACCGCGATGAAGCCCATCGCCAACAACTTCGGGCCCGTCGCGCTGCCGCCGACCGATCCGCGCTACGTCGACGGCGGGCCCGGCTCGCAGGTGCCCAGCGTCAGCGGGCTCGACGAGAACGCCGCACGCCAACGGCTCAGGGACTCGGGCTTCCAGGTGGCCGACGGGGCCGCGATGGTCAACAGCAGCTCGAAGTACGGCACGGTCGTCGGCACCACGCCGAGCGGGCAGACCATTCCCGGCTCGATCATCACGATCCAGCTGAGCAACGGCATCGCGCCGCCGCCACCGCCGCCGCCGGTGGCGTTCCCGATGCCTGGCGGCCCGCCGCCGGAGATCGGCCAGACCGTCGTGGAGATCCCCGGGTTGCCGCCCATCACGGTCCCGGTGCTTGGGCCGCCGCCACCACCGCCGCCGCCGTGA
- a CDS encoding metallophosphoesterase gives MSAASVVKKSAAITAGSLVAGIGYASVIERNAFVLREATMPVLTPGSSPLRVLHLSDLHMRPNQRRKQAWLRDLARLEPDLVVNTGDNLAHPKAVPAVVQSLTDLLSVPGLFVFGSNDYFAPRLKNPLNYITNPEHRTHGEPLPWQDLRAAFTERGWLDLTHTHRELEVAGVTISVAGVDDPHLKRDRYDTIAGPANAAANLTLGLTHSPEPRVLDRFAADGYQLVLAGHTHGGQLCLPFYGAIVTNCDLDRSRAKGASRWGANMALHVSAGIGTSPYAPVRFCCRPEATLLTLVAAPTGGGHVGTRAGQSSPTVSAR, from the coding sequence ATGTCAGCAGCTTCGGTAGTGAAGAAGTCCGCCGCCATCACCGCCGGTTCCCTCGTAGCCGGGATCGGGTACGCGTCCGTCATCGAACGGAACGCGTTCGTGCTGCGCGAAGCGACCATGCCGGTGCTGACGCCGGGATCGTCGCCGCTTCGGGTGCTGCACCTGTCGGATCTGCACATGCGTCCCAATCAGCGCCGCAAGCAGGCGTGGCTGCGCGATCTGGCCCGGCTTGAGCCCGACCTGGTGGTCAACACGGGCGACAACCTGGCGCACCCGAAGGCCGTGCCCGCCGTCGTGCAGTCGCTGACCGACCTGTTGTCGGTGCCCGGCCTGTTCGTGTTCGGCAGCAACGACTACTTCGCGCCACGACTCAAGAACCCGCTGAACTACATCACCAACCCCGAGCACCGCACGCACGGTGAGCCGCTGCCGTGGCAGGATCTGCGCGCGGCGTTCACCGAGCGCGGCTGGCTGGATCTGACCCACACGCACCGCGAACTCGAAGTCGCGGGCGTGACCATCTCGGTGGCCGGGGTGGACGATCCGCACCTCAAGCGCGACCGTTACGACACCATCGCCGGGCCGGCCAACGCGGCCGCGAACCTGACGCTGGGGCTCACCCACTCCCCCGAGCCGCGCGTGCTGGACCGGTTCGCCGCCGACGGCTACCAGCTGGTGCTGGCCGGCCACACTCACGGCGGTCAGCTGTGCCTGCCGTTCTACGGCGCCATCGTCACCAACTGCGACCTGGACCGCTCGCGCGCCAAGGGCGCGTCGCGCTGGGGCGCCAACATGGCGCTGCACGTGTCGGCCGGTATCGGCACGTCGCCGTACGCGCCCGTGCGATTCTGCTGCCGGCCGGAGGCCACCCTGCTGACGCTCGTCGCCGCACCGACCGGCGGCGGCCACGTCGGAACCCGGGCCGGCCAGTCCTCCCCGACCGTATCGGCGCGGTGA
- a CDS encoding WhiB family transcriptional regulator, with amino-acid sequence MTHGREAEARIAWVSQARCRQADPDELFVRGAAQRKAAVICRHCPVILECGADALDNRVEFGVWGGMTERQRRALLKQHPEVSSWADFFAAQRKHRSAV; translated from the coding sequence GTGACCCACGGTCGAGAGGCCGAAGCCCGCATCGCATGGGTGTCCCAAGCCCGGTGCCGGCAGGCCGACCCTGACGAGTTGTTCGTCCGCGGCGCCGCTCAGCGCAAAGCCGCGGTCATCTGCCGGCACTGTCCGGTGATCCTCGAATGCGGCGCGGACGCACTCGACAACCGCGTGGAATTCGGAGTGTGGGGCGGCATGACCGAACGCCAGCGCCGTGCCCTGCTCAAGCAACACCCCGAAGTCAGCTCCTGGGCCGACTTCTTCGCGGCCCAGCGCAAACATCGCAGCGCCGTTTAA
- a CDS encoding PucR family transcriptional regulator, which produces MNAVEPALPLSALVTGAAGMLIPVAADIERDDDPLVRDVALHERGTSVDYSGAIVLVSTRIDDRFALGSLLDEVGTAAALVLPADATRDLSVVPGDPAHRPRLFRRSPWVGWTELFAGLIRLLGAGRVVMPAPNVDNLQALARWISGKTGAPVTIEDLDSRVLAYAVADHDVDPIRNQTILRGSVPEYRVERLMSSGFLPAVWRSDDVVVRNAEDNDPARMVISLKTGTETLGTIWAALDDDTDRTELRALLLEVRQTAAAMMLREVHRDQYERQLQESALVDLLANGVEPGIPAALLGLQSETRYAVVALGADTAASRSVMFHLQALRAGARPASVAGHLLVVVPLHDDETAEADVAAALSERLGRVAGERDVVIAVGPVAPALPDLRNSATVARHVLDAAALGGQRRGGVTVLTAADVPDALTLLRVADRLLPMADAIAEPLEILRRHDADHGTSLVDTVAAVLSHPGNLAEAGRALGIHANSLRYRLERIGAVSGIDLHSAPARLRAALALLVWERTGVPRPGESHKTGGAP; this is translated from the coding sequence ATGAATGCCGTCGAGCCCGCACTTCCGTTGTCGGCGTTGGTAACTGGCGCCGCGGGCATGCTGATACCCGTCGCGGCCGATATCGAACGGGACGACGATCCGTTGGTGCGCGACGTCGCGCTGCACGAACGCGGTACGTCGGTGGACTATTCGGGCGCCATCGTGCTGGTCAGCACGCGCATCGACGACCGGTTCGCGCTCGGGTCACTGCTCGACGAGGTGGGAACCGCTGCTGCGCTTGTGCTTCCGGCCGACGCGACGCGCGACCTATCCGTGGTGCCCGGCGATCCCGCTCACCGTCCCCGCTTGTTCCGGCGGTCGCCCTGGGTGGGCTGGACCGAGCTGTTCGCTGGTCTGATCCGGCTGCTCGGCGCGGGCCGCGTCGTCATGCCCGCCCCGAACGTCGACAATCTGCAGGCGCTGGCCCGCTGGATCAGCGGCAAGACCGGTGCGCCCGTGACCATCGAGGATCTGGATTCTCGGGTGCTGGCGTATGCCGTCGCCGATCACGATGTCGATCCGATCCGCAACCAGACGATCCTGCGCGGTTCGGTGCCCGAGTATCGGGTCGAGCGGCTGATGTCCAGCGGATTCCTACCCGCGGTGTGGCGGTCCGACGACGTTGTCGTTCGCAACGCCGAGGACAACGATCCGGCTCGGATGGTGATCTCGCTCAAGACCGGCACCGAGACGCTCGGCACCATCTGGGCCGCGCTTGACGACGACACCGACCGGACCGAGCTGCGCGCGCTGCTGCTCGAGGTGCGTCAGACCGCGGCGGCCATGATGCTCCGCGAAGTCCACCGCGACCAGTACGAACGGCAGCTGCAGGAATCGGCGCTGGTCGATCTGCTCGCGAACGGCGTCGAGCCAGGGATCCCCGCGGCGCTGCTGGGCCTGCAGAGCGAAACCCGCTACGCCGTCGTCGCGCTGGGTGCGGACACGGCTGCGTCGCGTTCGGTGATGTTCCATCTCCAGGCGCTGCGGGCCGGGGCGCGGCCGGCGTCCGTGGCGGGGCACCTGCTGGTGGTCGTCCCGCTGCACGACGACGAGACCGCAGAGGCCGATGTGGCAGCCGCCCTGTCCGAGCGCCTGGGTCGGGTCGCAGGCGAACGCGACGTCGTCATCGCGGTCGGACCCGTCGCGCCGGCCCTGCCGGACCTTCGGAATTCGGCGACCGTCGCCCGGCACGTCCTCGACGCCGCGGCCCTCGGCGGCCAGCGCCGCGGCGGTGTCACGGTACTCACGGCGGCCGACGTGCCCGACGCGTTGACCCTCCTGCGGGTGGCCGACCGCCTGCTGCCGATGGCGGATGCCATCGCAGAGCCGCTGGAGATCCTGCGTCGTCACGATGCCGACCACGGGACCAGCCTGGTCGACACCGTCGCCGCGGTGCTGTCCCATCCCGGCAACCTGGCCGAAGCGGGACGCGCATTGGGGATTCACGCCAATTCGCTGCGGTACCGGCTCGAGCGCATCGGTGCGGTCTCGGGTATCGACCTGCATTCGGCACCCGCTCGGTTGCGTGCCGCACTGGCCCTGCTGGTCTGGGAACGCACCGGAGTGCCGCGACCCGGCGAATCGCACAAAACCGGCGGGGCGCCGTAG